The genomic segment TTTGGCGCACGAAGGCCACGGCCTCGCCGGCTCGCACTGGCATGCAAGCGACGTCTTCGGCCTGCTGGTGGTCGGCGGACTGGCGGCGCTGATCTACTGGCTCTCGCGCGGCGGCAAGTGATGGGCCTGGTCCCCGGCGAATTGATCACCGAAGAGGGCGAGCACGAGCTCAACCCGGGGCGCCGCACGGTGAGCCTCGTCGTGCGCAACACCGCAGACCGGCCGATCCAGGTCGGGTCGCACTACCACTTCGCGGAAACGAATGGCGCGCTGCAATTCGACCGCAAGGCGGCGCGCGGCATGCGGCTGAACATCGCGTCGGGCACCGCGGTGCGCTTCGAGCCTGGGCAGCAGCGCACGGTGGAGCTGGTCGACTACTCGGGCGCGCGGGCCGTGTACGGCTTCCGCGCCCAGGTGCAAGGAAAGCTCTGAGATGGCGAAGATCGGCCGCCGCGCCTACGCGGAGATGTTCGGCCCCACGAGGGGCGACCGCGTGCGCCTGGCCGACACCGACCTGGTGATCGAGGTCGAGGACGACTACACGCTGCGCGCCGGCGGCTACGGCGAGGAAGTCAAGTTCGGCGGCGGCAAGACGATCCGCGACGGCATGGCGCAGAGCCAGCAGACGCGCGCGCAGGGTGCGATGGACTGCGTGCTGACCAACGCGCTGATCCTGGACCACTGGGGCATCGTCAAGGCCGACATCGGCGTCAAGGACGGGCGCATCGCCGCCATCGGCAAGGCCGGCAACCCGGACACACAGCCCGGCGTGGACATCGTCCTCGGCCCGGGCACCGAGATCATCAGCTGCGAAGGCAGCATCGTCACCGCCGGAGGCATCGACAGCCACATCCACTTCATCTGCCCGCAGCAGATCGAGGAAGCGCTGGCCTCGGGCATCACCACCATGTTCGGCGGCGGCACCGGTCCGGCCACGGGCACCTTCGCCACCACCTGCACGCCCGGGCCCTGGAACATCCAGCGCATGCTGCAGGCCGCCGAGGCCTTCCCGATGAACCTGGGCTTCATGGGCAAGGGCAACGCCAGCCAGCATGCGCCGCTGCGCGAGCAGATCGACGCCGGCGCCATCGGCCTGAAGCTGCACGAGGACTGGGGCACTACGCCCTCGGCCATCGACACCTGCCTGGACGTCGCCGACGAGACCGACACGCAAGTGGCGATCCACAGCGACACGCTCAATGAATCGGGTTTCGTAGAGAACACCATCGCGGCGACCAAGGGGCGCTCGATCTGCGCCTTCCACACCGAAGGCGCGGGCGGCGGCCACGCGCCGGACATCCTGCGCGTGGTGGGCGAGGCCAACTTCCTGCCTTCGTCCACCAACCCGACCATGCCCTACACGGTGAACACGCTGGACGAGCACGTGGACATGCTGATGGTGTGCCACCACCTCGACCCCGCGATCGCCGAGGACCTGGCGTTCGCCGAAAGCCGCATCCGCAAGGAAACGATCGCGGCCGAGGACATCCTGCACGACCTGGGCGCGATCAGCATGTTCAGCTCGGACTCGCAGGCGATGGGGCGCGTGGGCGAGGTCATCCTGCGCTGCTGGCAGACCGCGCACAAGATGAAGCTCCAGCGCGGAAAGCTGCCGGGCGATTCCGGGCGCCACGA from the Ramlibacter henchirensis genome contains:
- a CDS encoding urease subunit beta is translated as MVPGELITEEGEHELNPGRRTVSLVVRNTADRPIQVGSHYHFAETNGALQFDRKAARGMRLNIASGTAVRFEPGQQRTVELVDYSGARAVYGFRAQVQGKL
- the ureC gene encoding urease subunit alpha, which produces MAKIGRRAYAEMFGPTRGDRVRLADTDLVIEVEDDYTLRAGGYGEEVKFGGGKTIRDGMAQSQQTRAQGAMDCVLTNALILDHWGIVKADIGVKDGRIAAIGKAGNPDTQPGVDIVLGPGTEIISCEGSIVTAGGIDSHIHFICPQQIEEALASGITTMFGGGTGPATGTFATTCTPGPWNIQRMLQAAEAFPMNLGFMGKGNASQHAPLREQIDAGAIGLKLHEDWGTTPSAIDTCLDVADETDTQVAIHSDTLNESGFVENTIAATKGRSICAFHTEGAGGGHAPDILRVVGEANFLPSSTNPTMPYTVNTLDEHVDMLMVCHHLDPAIAEDLAFAESRIRKETIAAEDILHDLGAISMFSSDSQAMGRVGEVILRCWQTAHKMKLQRGKLPGDSGRHDNFRARRYVAKYTINPAIAHGISHEVGSLEPGKWADLVVWKPAFFGVKPSLIVKGGSIAMAAMGDPNASIPTPQPVHYRPMFGAFGGAVAKGSITFVSKSALASGAAQRYGLAKHLSAVQSIRQVRKHHLVHNDYLPKMEIDPQTYAVRADGQLLTCEPASVLPMAQRYFLF